In Sesamum indicum cultivar Zhongzhi No. 13 linkage group LG8, S_indicum_v1.0, whole genome shotgun sequence, the sequence CGGATGAAATTGcactttttcctttcctttaaGTCCTCAGTGGATTCTTGTTGACTTTCATTGCCAGGAAATACGAACGTGCGTATCGGGAACTGTTTGCAATAGTTGATGCTAATAACGACAAGCATCAAACAGTTGCCAATTCCTCTGTCTGTGGATCCGACTATTACCGCTTTGGATGGTTACTATTCTTGGCGCTCCGTGTACATGTGTTCCGCCTTTGCAAGGACCTAGTAACATGCACCCATGGTCTAGTTTCTGTATTGGTTAGTAGATTTTAATAGTTTAGTTTGTGAACAATGAACAAGTATCGTTGATTTTTGGCTGGAACAAAAGACTTTCAGGGAGAGTTAAATTATGCATCTTTTTATGTAACTTATACCAATTATTGTGTACTATAAGACGAAAAGAAGATCAAGGTTATGGGTATCTTTATATGCGTGGTCCTGTTTCAGCAGACTGTGTATAATAAGCTAATTCCTAAACTATTTAGAAAACAGTGACTAATTTTTACTAATGCTTCATGTTCAACTCTTCACAGGCAATACTACTTATACATGTTCCAGCTCGTTTGAGAAATTTCAACGTCAATGATTCTGAACGCATTGGTAAGTCTTGATTCAGTATTTTCTCTCAATTGAGAAAAAAGGTTCTGTAATTCATTTGGCCATTTCATGCTTTCCTTGTGGCATTGTCTTTGCTAAAGGGTCACTCGATTTGCTCTCTTATTTGTAGTTATGAAAGATGGCAAGGCTGACCTTCTTACATCACTTTGCAATATGTATGAGACCTCAGAAGATGAACTAAGGAAAACTTTGGAAGAAGCAAATAACTTGATAGCTGATATATTGAAGAAGAAACCTTGTTTGGCTTCTGAACATAAACATGAAAACTTGGAAAAAATCATCACAGGTTAGTTCATTATGTTGTTACTAATCTATGATTTTCATTCTGATGTACTGTCCATCGTTATTCATGCTtcctttgatatttttattatgttgaaCTGCAGATGGTTTGATCTACTTTGAAGATTTGATGGATGAATCATCTTTGGCTTCTAGTGTACTTTTACTAGAGAAAGATTATGATGCTGCAACTAAGAACAAGGGTGATTTGGATGAgcgtatttttattaatgagaATGACAGCTTGCTAGGTTCAGGGAGCTTATCTGGTGGTGCTGTAAGCATGAATGGGAATGAGGCTAAGGTTGGTTTGGAGTTAAATGTTCAAGAGTCTCTAAACCAACAAATCGCTGTTGCTATAactgtgtttttcttttttgcactTCAGAGGAAACTTGACGCTATGTCCTCCCCAACGAAGACAATTACAAGCCCATTGTCTCCTTACCGCTCTCCTGTAGGTCATTTGAATGGTATTGCAGTTGGTGGCATGTCCAAGATGGCAGCTACTCCTGTCAGCACAGCAATGACAACTGCGAAATGGCTACGGACAGTTATAGCTCCACTTCCATCCAAACCTTCGGCAGAGCTGGAGAGATTTCTGTCATCATGTGACAGAGATGTGACAGCTGATGTCACAAGGAGGGCTCAAATAATACTTGAGGCTATCTTTCCATGTAGTGGTCCAGGGCAAAATGCGAGCTTGATGGACAACATATGGGCTGAACAACGTAGAATGGAAGCAATGAAGCTTTACTTCAGGGTTCTGCAAGCAATGTGCACAGCAGAGTCCCAAATTTTGCATGCGAACAATTTAACTTCTTTGCTAACCAATGAGAGATTCCACAGATGTATGCTTGCATGTTCGGCCGAACTTGTTCTTGCCACACATAAAACTGTAACGATGTTATTTCCAACTGTGTTGGAGAGAACTGGAATAACGGCTTTTGATCTCAGTAAGGTGATAGAGAGCTTCATCAGACATGAAGAAACTCTTCCGAGGGAACTCAGAAGGCATTTAAATTCCCTAGAAGAACGACTATTGGAAAGCATGGTTTGGGAAAAGGGCTCTTCAATGTACAACTCGTTGATAGTAGCAAGACCAGCGCTTTCTGCAGAAATAAATCGTCTTGGCTTGTTAACTGAACCTATGCCATCCTTGGATGCCATTGCCATGCATATTGACATGTCGTGTGGGGTTTTACCTCCCATGCAGTCCTTGCTCAAGCACGAGAAACAAGGtaatgatttatttgacttttgCATTGTGCCAGATCACGAGAAAGATTGTTTCTTTAAAGTATTAGTCTAAGACTGAGTTTCCTTACAAGGTCCAGAAATGTAGTTTGTTTGGAGATTATGCTTATTTCATAGTTAAATATTGCTTCCAAGTGCTGTACTTGAAATAGTATTTCCAGGTCAAAATGGAGATATTCGTTCACCGAAAAGAGTGTGCATGGAATACCGGAGTGTATTAGTTGAGCGGAATCCCTTCACTTCTCCAGTGAAGGATCGCCTTTTGG encodes:
- the LOC105168493 gene encoding retinoblastoma-related protein isoform X3; amino-acid sequence: MAELKKISSPSRPGDGGGTTIEARFAHFCKNDLRLDENNFLAQATKLFDESKNLLLANISAIGTGTPDEAERYWFAFILYSVRRLNDGGLVEKGPTLCHILRTARLNIIDFYKELHQFLIKVGSILSKLYGGDWEKRLEAKESQTNFVHLNLLSKKYERAYRELFAIVDANNDKHQTVANSSVCGSDYYRFGWLLFLALRVHVFRLCKDLVTCTHGLVSVLAILLIHVPARLRNFNVNDSERIVMKDGKADLLTSLCNMYETSEDELRKTLEEANNLIADILKKKPCLASEHKHENLEKIITDGLIYFEDLMDESSLASSVLLLEKDYDAATKNKGDLDERIFINENDSLLGSGSLSGGAVSMNGNEAKRKLDAMSSPTKTITSPLSPYRSPVGHLNGIAVGGMSKMAATPVSTAMTTAKWLRTVIAPLPSKPSAELERFLSSCDRDVTADVTRRAQIILEAIFPCSGPGQNASLMDNIWAEQRRMEAMKLYFRVLQAMCTAESQILHANNLTSLLTNERFHRCMLACSAELVLATHKTVTMLFPTVLERTGITAFDLSKVIESFIRHEETLPRELRRHLNSLEERLLESMVWEKGSSMYNSLIVARPALSAEINRLGLLTEPMPSLDAIAMHIDMSCGVLPPMQSLLKHEKQGQNGDIRSPKRVCMEYRSVLVERNPFTSPVKDRLLGLNNLKPKLPPPILQSAFASPTRPNPGGGGETCAETAVNVFFSKIIKLAAVRINGMVERLQLSQQIRECVYCLFQKILGQRTTLFFNRHIDQIILCCFYGVAKISQLNLTFKEIIFNYRKQPQCKPQVFRSVYVDWTAPRRNGKSGPDHVDIITFYNEIFVPAVKPLLVELAPGGSAQSSSHGPEARNNCDGPCPASPKPSPFPSLPDMSPKKVSAAHNVYVSPLRSSKMDALISHSSKSYYACVGESTHAYQSPSKDLTAINNRLNGTRKLRGTLNFDDVDVGLVTDSVVANSLYVQNGNCASSSHMHLKSEQPDS